A genome region from Nitrospira sp. includes the following:
- a CDS encoding carboxypeptidase-like regulatory domain-containing protein, giving the protein MTGGKPTPKGYNLITFPDPVYCGRISTGTGWRILDEFSLASSQGLKDVVVVLTDVTKGKPFKFEPLTIEARDCRFLPFVTVVKDGSEVSVMNMDPVMHDIQAYETSQLGPRVLFNTPLPMNPHHKRLVSAESHEHLAGTPVTEVIRMTKGRRMFVMQCGFHAYMESWGFAVDNPYFALTADDGTFSLTDVPPGEYTLMVWHPGVGTMLQKKVTVTEKGLSTVDFDFKAPQGRRSVHEIAQNPHYGPESLGKVVDIRPTLQRQVP; this is encoded by the coding sequence ATGACCGGGGGAAAACCAACTCCGAAGGGATATAACCTGATCACATTTCCAGATCCGGTCTATTGTGGCCGCATATCGACCGGAACGGGTTGGCGAATTCTTGATGAGTTTTCACTGGCGTCCAGCCAAGGGTTGAAGGATGTCGTCGTCGTCCTGACTGATGTTACAAAGGGGAAACCGTTCAAGTTTGAACCCTTGACCATTGAGGCGAGGGATTGTCGGTTCCTTCCTTTTGTCACCGTTGTGAAAGATGGCTCTGAAGTGTCGGTCATGAACATGGATCCAGTGATGCATGACATCCAGGCCTACGAGACCTCACAGCTCGGTCCTCGTGTCTTATTCAACACCCCATTGCCGATGAATCCACACCATAAGCGTTTAGTGAGCGCGGAAAGCCATGAGCATCTAGCGGGAACGCCAGTTACTGAAGTCATTCGTATGACCAAGGGGCGACGGATGTTTGTCATGCAGTGCGGGTTCCACGCGTATATGGAGAGTTGGGGATTTGCCGTCGATAATCCCTATTTCGCGTTGACCGCAGATGACGGCACCTTCAGCCTGACGGATGTTCCGCCGGGCGAATACACATTGATGGTCTGGCATCCAGGCGTCGGCACGATGTTGCAGAAGAAAGTGACCGTCACGGAAAAAGGCCTCTCGACCGTCGATTTTGACTTCAAGGCTCCCCAGGGCCGGCGAAGCGTGCATGAAATCGCGCAGAACCCGCATTACGGCCCTGAATCACTTGGGAAGGTTGTGGATATTCGTCCCACATTGCAGCGCCAGGTTCCATAA
- a CDS encoding methyltransferase — MPRELSLAEVFQLGYYWETKILLTAVKLDVFSVLDGRGRTASEAAEKLGADVRALELLLNALVAVRLVSKSGDLYANTPVATTHLVKHGPQYVGHLLLLHDAEWGNWGKLEEAVKTGRSPVTQHVFETDPALGANVLSVLHRIGQQSGPDLAKRLALGEARTMLDLGGGAGTNAIAFCQIYPQLSATVFDLQTTLPLTERTVKDAGLEGRVALKAGDFNRDPLGGPYDVVLMSDILHYQDLVTNAALVKKIYNHLNPGGRLIIKDRFLDASGTSPAWTAAFAVHILVNTEQGACYRTAEAMQWMHDGGYGSVEEIERTAVVQGVRQRVG, encoded by the coding sequence GTGCCTCGCGAATTGTCTCTCGCCGAAGTTTTCCAGTTAGGGTACTACTGGGAAACCAAAATTCTTTTGACCGCCGTGAAGTTAGACGTCTTTTCGGTATTGGACGGACGAGGCCGTACCGCCTCTGAAGCGGCCGAAAAACTCGGTGCCGATGTGCGGGCGCTGGAGCTCCTTCTGAATGCGCTGGTGGCGGTCAGGCTTGTGTCGAAGTCCGGGGATCTCTATGCCAACACGCCGGTCGCCACGACGCATCTCGTCAAGCATGGGCCGCAGTATGTCGGGCATTTGCTCCTCCTGCACGATGCTGAATGGGGCAATTGGGGCAAGTTGGAAGAGGCCGTCAAAACCGGCCGGTCGCCCGTCACGCAGCATGTCTTTGAGACGGACCCCGCGCTTGGGGCAAATGTCCTGTCCGTGTTGCACCGGATCGGACAGCAGAGTGGCCCTGATTTGGCCAAGCGGCTCGCGCTCGGCGAGGCTCGGACGATGCTCGACCTTGGTGGTGGCGCCGGTACCAATGCTATCGCGTTTTGTCAGATCTATCCGCAACTTTCAGCGACGGTCTTTGATCTACAGACGACGCTGCCATTAACCGAGCGGACGGTGAAAGACGCCGGGCTGGAGGGTCGCGTTGCACTGAAGGCCGGTGATTTCAACCGTGATCCCTTGGGTGGTCCCTATGACGTGGTGTTGATGTCCGACATCCTGCACTATCAGGATCTGGTAACCAATGCGGCGTTGGTGAAGAAGATCTATAACCACCTGAATCCCGGTGGACGCTTGATCATCAAAGACCGGTTCTTGGATGCGTCGGGCACAAGCCCTGCCTGGACGGCGGCTTTTGCCGTCCATATTCTCGTGAATACTGAACAAGGTGCCTGCTACCGCACCGCGGAGGCCATGCAGTGGATGCATGATGGGGGCTATGGCTCGGTAGAAGAAATCGAGCGCACGGCGGTGGTGCAGGGTGTCAGGCAACGTGTCGGGTAG
- a CDS encoding DUF420 domain-containing protein: MFEFLRQPGFFGTHATMGADLSQLMATLFTGLFIIGWLQAKQHRGHHHHWLMLGGMVTMVGFFTAYYLFRQLGVLAFEGKEGFGGSQALYDYVFIPVLTIHIILVIIGLVMAVYMIVLGFRSQQFLSGARILSAARLQTSWKKVSLIFVALLAVVMLLFGTRVMSAGFSMRKLEVYIGFLTLVAIVFAVEMGIQRIWPDGGQRHRALGRFTMIVYCILFLTGSFTYAMLYILYPGKIG; this comes from the coding sequence ATGTTTGAGTTTTTACGCCAACCTGGTTTCTTCGGTACCCATGCCACGATGGGGGCCGACCTCAGTCAGTTGATGGCCACCCTGTTCACGGGGCTCTTCATCATCGGGTGGCTGCAGGCTAAGCAGCATCGTGGCCATCACCATCACTGGCTCATGTTGGGCGGGATGGTGACGATGGTCGGGTTCTTCACCGCCTACTATCTGTTCCGGCAGCTAGGGGTGTTGGCATTTGAAGGCAAAGAAGGATTCGGCGGCTCCCAGGCCCTCTATGACTATGTGTTCATTCCCGTGCTGACGATCCACATCATTCTGGTGATCATTGGATTGGTCATGGCCGTGTACATGATTGTGCTGGGATTTCGCTCGCAGCAGTTTCTGAGCGGTGCACGGATTCTGAGCGCGGCTCGGTTACAGACGTCGTGGAAAAAGGTGAGCCTGATATTTGTGGCGCTCCTGGCTGTGGTGATGCTGCTCTTCGGAACACGTGTGATGTCCGCCGGGTTTTCCATGCGAAAGCTGGAGGTCTATATCGGGTTTCTCACGCTGGTGGCGATCGTGTTTGCGGTCGAGATGGGCATTCAACGGATCTGGCCGGATGGCGGTCAGCGGCATCGTGCTCTTGGCCGCTTCACGATGATCGTCTATTGCATCCTCTTTCTGACCGGAAGCTTTACCTATGCGATGTTGTACATCCTGTATCCGGGGAAAATCGGGTAG
- a CDS encoding formylglycine-generating enzyme family protein — protein MENRGVLIGSIIFVFGSFILMIGSLVYESYKAKQMRQLAQSITTEAKPVAAAAAQDYSMYKTLVGDDGREMVQVSEGPFVMGSRDNDSDPDEKPEHQVYLKSYFMDRHEVTQDAYERFAKMTKRLKRKIEVFDEDPAKLLKPEYPMIAVTWDDAEAYCKWAGKRLPTEAEWEKAARGEGKRRYAWGEEFLVGYANIDGNEDGFRYLAPPGSFESGRSPYGIYDMTGNVGEWVADFYDEHAYRGSPYRDPKGPDQGEQRVIRGGSWRETKRNVRSSKRFQAKPWRHDITVGFRCAKDIEADVVVK, from the coding sequence ATGGAAAACAGGGGCGTGTTGATCGGGTCGATTATCTTTGTGTTCGGGTCGTTTATCCTGATGATTGGCAGCTTGGTCTACGAATCTTATAAGGCCAAGCAGATGCGTCAGCTGGCGCAGTCGATCACTACGGAAGCTAAGCCGGTTGCCGCCGCTGCGGCGCAGGACTACTCCATGTATAAGACACTCGTCGGCGACGACGGCCGTGAGATGGTGCAAGTTTCTGAGGGGCCGTTTGTGATGGGCAGCCGGGACAATGATAGTGATCCAGACGAAAAGCCTGAGCATCAGGTGTATCTGAAATCCTACTTTATGGATCGACACGAAGTCACGCAAGACGCGTATGAGCGCTTTGCCAAAATGACGAAGCGACTCAAGCGGAAGATTGAAGTGTTCGACGAGGATCCCGCCAAGTTGCTCAAGCCGGAATATCCCATGATCGCCGTCACCTGGGATGATGCCGAAGCCTATTGCAAATGGGCCGGCAAGCGATTGCCTACAGAGGCGGAGTGGGAAAAGGCTGCTCGTGGAGAAGGGAAGCGTCGCTATGCCTGGGGTGAGGAATTTTTGGTGGGATACGCGAATATCGATGGCAATGAGGATGGATTTCGTTATCTGGCCCCCCCCGGCTCGTTCGAGTCAGGACGTAGCCCGTACGGAATCTACGATATGACGGGCAATGTCGGCGAATGGGTCGCAGATTTTTACGATGAGCATGCCTATCGCGGCTCGCCGTATCGTGATCCGAAGGGGCCTGATCAGGGCGAGCAGCGCGTGATTCGTGGCGGATCCTGGCGGGAGACTAAGCGAAATGTGCGTTCCTCGAAGCGATTTCAGGCGAAACCGTGGCGACATGACATTACTGTCGGCTTTCGCTGTGCCAAAGATATCGAGGCTGATGTGGTAGTGAAGTAG
- a CDS encoding PCP reductase family protein has product MLVCGCGGWMHTEGVEERLSREGDATWFVRSECRPCRWIVGVDVPVGQVDGLVDRLMWTDDARHRLDRVPPYAVPVLRELVEGFARARRQRVITYDLIDQAKTGDMVAWDPDAEQRLANVPSPVRAMARVELERTAVDRGERSVTVALMEEVKARYFGMAAQRDDA; this is encoded by the coding sequence ATGCTTGTGTGCGGCTGCGGCGGATGGATGCATACCGAGGGTGTTGAGGAGCGACTCTCCCGTGAAGGTGATGCCACGTGGTTTGTCCGCTCGGAGTGTCGGCCTTGTCGATGGATTGTTGGGGTCGATGTGCCGGTGGGGCAGGTTGATGGGCTGGTCGATCGTTTGATGTGGACTGATGATGCCCGACATCGTCTGGATCGTGTCCCGCCGTACGCCGTTCCAGTCTTGCGTGAACTGGTGGAGGGGTTTGCCCGAGCCAGACGGCAACGAGTGATTACCTATGATTTGATCGATCAGGCGAAAACGGGCGATATGGTCGCGTGGGACCCTGATGCAGAGCAGCGCCTCGCCAATGTGCCGTCGCCGGTTCGTGCCATGGCGCGCGTGGAGTTGGAACGGACGGCGGTGGATCGTGGTGAACGCTCGGTGACCGTCGCTCTAATGGAAGAGGTTAAGGCGCGATATTTCGGCATGGCGGCTCAACGCGACGACGCGTAA
- a CDS encoding DUF3047 domain-containing protein, producing MAMRMLVAAIGLLGLMGLGGLTGSDAPAYAGEAGVLVLEDFQSADQDGFPIDWQHENQRSQAKGRDAYKIQSQDGTKFLAAKDAGQRVKKRKIDWDPKTYPVLTWRWRLHKAPSGSEPIAALYASLDTDLMFIPVFTKYIWSAGKPEGTFVEGGMFSGSELVVQSGVLPVGEWVEERVNVYEDFKRIHKHEPAEKAWGISLFAGPGVEIDFGAVTVSAAK from the coding sequence ATGGCTATGAGGATGTTGGTTGCGGCAATCGGGCTGTTGGGTTTGATGGGGCTAGGCGGTCTGACGGGATCTGATGCGCCGGCCTATGCGGGTGAGGCCGGTGTGTTGGTGCTGGAGGATTTTCAGTCGGCGGATCAGGATGGGTTTCCGATCGATTGGCAACATGAAAACCAGCGTAGTCAGGCCAAGGGCCGCGATGCCTATAAGATTCAGTCGCAGGACGGGACGAAATTTCTCGCTGCGAAGGATGCGGGCCAGCGTGTGAAGAAACGCAAAATCGACTGGGATCCGAAGACCTACCCGGTCCTGACCTGGCGGTGGCGTCTTCATAAGGCCCCAAGCGGGTCGGAACCGATTGCGGCGTTGTATGCCTCGTTGGATACCGACCTCATGTTCATTCCGGTGTTCACCAAATACATCTGGAGCGCCGGTAAGCCAGAGGGGACGTTCGTTGAGGGCGGGATGTTCAGCGGCTCCGAGTTGGTGGTGCAGAGCGGCGTGCTTCCGGTCGGGGAATGGGTCGAAGAGCGTGTGAACGTCTACGAAGACTTCAAGCGTATTCATAAGCATGAGCCGGCAGAAAAAGCCTGGGGCATTTCCCTGTTTGCCGGCCCTGGTGTCGAGATTGATTTTGGCGCGGTCACGGTGAGCGCAGCCAAGTAG
- a CDS encoding HEAT repeat domain-containing protein: MALHSGSRWVRTVSGCMAVAVVSGALLCLWPSAASARSLKEAQAAFDKKQYQEALDLLEHVMKEQGPQLESRQLKTRALIFLGKPKDALVEYEHLEADAKQEDRALLKDVALGFIYVLVKDMREQMRGAAYTALKDVDSPETIPALEDGLSDGSGLVRALAAEALGKLEAGRRSPRLRKALDDQAGLVKATVLKVLGKSGDRSVIPLLENALKDEQPAVRLAAAGALYHTGQTAMWDTVLKAASAPNPEERATALRMVGELKDARGLSILLESITNTQPSVRGAAAAALGDLGKVQGIPALEHALEDKIPAVKTSAAISLGELGVKDSLVALRKALADPNPVVKASVVSALLRVDEPFESVASDLYQLAQNNDPGTRSAAGKAVGRAHGANTTAAVEFLAGLLKDPIPRPRIAAARALGQIGGVEVLPILKAALHDEDDAVRATVGGSIARILGHAKPLPNRAKS; the protein is encoded by the coding sequence ATGGCATTGCACAGTGGGTCGCGTTGGGTTCGAACCGTCAGTGGATGTATGGCCGTCGCGGTTGTGTCCGGGGCGCTTCTCTGCCTCTGGCCGTCGGCGGCGTCTGCGCGTTCGTTGAAGGAGGCACAGGCGGCGTTCGACAAGAAGCAGTATCAGGAGGCCTTGGATCTCCTCGAGCACGTGATGAAAGAGCAGGGGCCTCAGCTGGAGTCCAGGCAACTCAAGACCCGCGCATTGATTTTTTTGGGCAAGCCAAAGGACGCACTAGTCGAGTACGAGCACCTCGAGGCGGACGCGAAGCAGGAGGATCGGGCGCTGCTGAAAGACGTGGCGTTGGGGTTTATTTATGTGCTCGTGAAGGACATGCGGGAGCAGATGCGAGGGGCAGCCTACACGGCCTTGAAAGATGTGGATTCTCCAGAGACGATTCCTGCGCTGGAGGATGGACTGAGTGATGGGTCCGGACTGGTACGCGCCTTGGCGGCAGAGGCGTTGGGGAAATTAGAGGCTGGACGACGATCACCTCGCTTACGCAAGGCATTGGACGATCAGGCGGGATTGGTGAAGGCTACGGTGTTGAAGGTGCTGGGAAAGAGCGGGGATCGTTCGGTGATCCCCCTGCTGGAGAATGCGTTGAAGGACGAACAGCCGGCCGTGCGGCTTGCGGCGGCGGGAGCCTTGTACCACACTGGGCAGACGGCGATGTGGGATACGGTATTGAAGGCTGCCTCGGCCCCCAATCCGGAAGAGCGCGCGACTGCGTTGCGGATGGTGGGGGAGCTGAAGGATGCGCGAGGACTCTCGATCCTTCTGGAATCCATTACCAATACGCAGCCATCCGTGCGGGGAGCTGCCGCCGCCGCCTTGGGCGATCTCGGCAAGGTGCAAGGCATCCCCGCGTTGGAGCATGCGTTGGAGGACAAGATTCCGGCCGTGAAAACCTCGGCGGCGATCAGTTTGGGCGAACTAGGCGTCAAAGATTCGTTGGTGGCACTACGAAAGGCCTTGGCTGATCCAAACCCGGTGGTCAAAGCTTCTGTGGTGTCGGCCTTGTTGCGGGTGGATGAACCGTTTGAGTCGGTCGCATCTGATTTGTACCAGCTGGCACAAAACAATGACCCTGGTACCCGCTCTGCTGCGGGGAAGGCGGTGGGGAGGGCCCACGGTGCCAATACGACCGCCGCTGTGGAGTTCCTTGCCGGCTTGCTGAAAGACCCAATTCCAAGGCCTCGTATTGCCGCCGCCAGGGCGCTCGGTCAAATCGGAGGGGTTGAGGTGTTGCCGATCTTGAAGGCGGCATTGCACGATGAAGACGATGCCGTTCGGGCTACCGTGGGCGGGTCGATCGCACGCATTCTCGGCCATGCGAAGCCATTACCTAATCGCGCGAAATCGTAG
- a CDS encoding carboxypeptidase-like regulatory domain-containing protein, producing MKKGAMKVVFGIAAAAFLAAPLTSFAGGTISGKVTYAGKAEKKEFAFSKFPNPKFCPKNPNKALVDGDKRFMPTIDLAKDGGLKNAVVAVVDIEDQAFQDGFKGTDVAAEFCEFLPFSGVVVNNKNFRAENKDADPDDPKSTLGVLHNPHSFVVKGSSSATGFNIGLAKKGDKLEKPVTFRGGAEKQGFYRLQCDQHEFMQSFFLPVWNPYHAVVKDDGSFEIQGVPAGKHKVVVWHPFVGKGKLNEFEVEVAEGGTATLKADLK from the coding sequence ATGAAGAAGGGTGCGATGAAAGTAGTATTCGGCATTGCGGCCGCAGCATTTTTGGCTGCGCCCCTCACCTCGTTTGCCGGAGGCACGATTTCGGGGAAAGTGACCTATGCCGGGAAGGCGGAGAAGAAGGAGTTTGCGTTCTCCAAGTTTCCCAATCCGAAGTTTTGCCCGAAAAATCCAAACAAGGCCTTGGTTGATGGGGACAAGCGGTTTATGCCGACTATTGATCTTGCCAAGGATGGCGGGCTGAAGAATGCGGTCGTCGCCGTGGTCGATATCGAGGATCAGGCGTTTCAGGATGGATTCAAGGGAACAGACGTTGCGGCGGAGTTCTGTGAATTCTTGCCCTTCAGCGGCGTGGTCGTGAACAACAAGAATTTCCGCGCGGAGAATAAGGATGCCGACCCCGATGATCCCAAGTCGACCTTGGGTGTGTTGCACAACCCGCACAGCTTTGTGGTGAAGGGGTCCAGCTCCGCCACCGGCTTCAACATCGGTTTGGCGAAGAAGGGCGATAAGTTGGAGAAGCCAGTGACGTTCCGTGGCGGCGCGGAGAAGCAGGGCTTCTATCGTTTACAGTGCGACCAGCATGAATTCATGCAGTCCTTCTTCCTCCCTGTCTGGAATCCGTACCATGCAGTGGTGAAGGACGATGGATCGTTCGAGATTCAGGGCGTCCCTGCCGGAAAGCACAAAGTGGTGGTCTGGCACCCGTTTGTCGGCAAGGGCAAGCTGAACGAATTCGAAGTCGAAGTGGCAGAGGGTGGAACGGCCACCTTGAAGGCTGACCTGAAGTAG
- a CDS encoding cytochrome ubiquinol oxidase subunit I has protein sequence MIKRLSIPAVILLLVVGLLVAASVLLLSPPTLVAADPAADVYFHTPGVPDGPSAPTANENHYPQVGSLDSRLLMWFIIQQHTYFGGFVLALPIFCVLLEFLGLVAKNPAMALRYDGLAQDLLKVALLALSVTAAVGSVMLTMFIMLYPSFMQYMGGTFKVMMPLYALVFVGTTFLTIAYYYSWDYMAASESKWMHLSIGVLAVVFGTSLLLLANAWSAFMMAPSGVDGQGRYLGNPWHLLRSALWNPLNLHRFLADIMSGGAVVLAYACYRFFSGKSQEERAYYDWVGYVFLFVTVCALLPMPFAGYWLMRSVYAYSQSMGVTMMGGLLTWLFVVQALLIGALFLGVNYYLWQSMGRIRGGERYQPYYQYLLLALTGCLFIWLTPHTILMTGTEVKAMGGAQHPVIGNYGVMSSKNGAVNVMICITALSYIFYRRANRTMTISWAKSGNVILGALFGLGTAHIIGLSVYGFYLPASLRVGLSGPQAITTLLVVTLGLLLNRRMLRGATIHGPVQWGQISIRGMVGLFGLAAAFTWVMGLMGYIRSSGRLAWHVNELMPDTSPWAFTPSLGFAAKMVTINMVLFWGAVFFLFWVCQRGQQPVMHEDVSAEKEAGFLPSPSHEG, from the coding sequence ATGATCAAACGCCTGTCGATTCCTGCCGTGATTCTGTTGCTGGTAGTCGGATTGCTGGTGGCCGCGAGTGTGCTGCTGCTGAGTCCGCCCACGCTGGTCGCCGCCGACCCCGCCGCAGATGTCTATTTCCATACGCCTGGTGTGCCCGACGGTCCTTCGGCGCCGACGGCGAATGAGAACCACTACCCGCAGGTCGGGTCACTCGATAGCCGGTTGTTGATGTGGTTTATCATTCAGCAGCATACCTACTTCGGAGGTTTTGTCCTGGCTCTGCCGATTTTTTGCGTCCTCTTGGAGTTTCTGGGGTTGGTCGCGAAGAATCCCGCGATGGCCTTGCGTTATGACGGGTTGGCGCAAGATCTGCTGAAAGTGGCGTTGCTTGCTTTGTCCGTGACCGCGGCGGTCGGGAGCGTGATGCTGACGATGTTTATCATGTTGTATCCCAGCTTCATGCAGTACATGGGGGGCACCTTCAAGGTCATGATGCCCCTGTATGCGCTGGTGTTCGTCGGGACGACCTTTCTGACGATCGCCTACTACTACAGTTGGGATTATATGGCGGCGTCGGAGTCGAAATGGATGCACCTGTCGATCGGCGTGCTGGCGGTGGTATTCGGTACCTCGCTGCTGTTGTTGGCCAATGCCTGGTCAGCCTTCATGATGGCGCCGTCCGGCGTCGACGGACAAGGGCGCTATTTGGGCAATCCCTGGCATCTGCTTCGCTCGGCTCTCTGGAATCCCCTGAACTTGCATCGATTCCTCGCGGACATCATGTCGGGTGGCGCGGTGGTCCTGGCCTATGCCTGTTATCGGTTCTTTTCCGGGAAGAGCCAGGAGGAGCGAGCGTATTACGATTGGGTCGGTTATGTGTTTTTGTTCGTGACCGTCTGCGCCTTGTTGCCGATGCCGTTCGCCGGTTATTGGCTCATGCGTTCCGTGTATGCGTACAGTCAGAGCATGGGCGTCACGATGATGGGCGGGTTGTTGACCTGGCTCTTTGTGGTGCAGGCGTTGTTGATCGGCGCCCTCTTTCTCGGCGTGAATTACTATCTCTGGCAGAGCATGGGGCGCATTCGAGGCGGGGAACGGTATCAGCCGTACTATCAATATCTTCTGCTCGCGCTCACGGGTTGTTTGTTTATTTGGTTGACGCCACACACGATTTTGATGACCGGGACGGAAGTCAAAGCCATGGGCGGAGCGCAACATCCGGTGATTGGAAACTACGGAGTCATGTCGTCGAAGAACGGGGCGGTCAACGTGATGATCTGCATCACCGCGTTGAGCTATATTTTTTATCGACGCGCAAATCGGACGATGACGATCTCATGGGCCAAGTCGGGAAATGTGATTCTTGGGGCCCTGTTCGGCCTCGGGACGGCGCATATCATCGGCCTATCGGTCTATGGATTTTATCTTCCCGCCAGCCTCCGCGTTGGGCTGTCCGGCCCGCAGGCGATCACCACATTGCTCGTGGTCACACTGGGTTTGTTGCTGAACCGGCGCATGTTGCGCGGTGCCACGATTCACGGGCCTGTGCAGTGGGGGCAGATTTCGATTCGCGGTATGGTCGGCTTGTTTGGATTGGCGGCCGCGTTTACCTGGGTCATGGGGTTGATGGGATATATCCGTTCTTCCGGGAGGTTGGCCTGGCACGTCAATGAGTTGATGCCGGATACGTCTCCCTGGGCGTTTACCCCGTCGCTCGGCTTCGCCGCCAAAATGGTCACGATCAACATGGTGCTGTTTTGGGGGGCGGTGTTTTTTCTGTTCTGGGTCTGTCAGCGCGGGCAGCAGCCTGTGATGCATGAAGATGTGAGTGCGGAGAAGGAGGCAGGTTTTCTGCCGTCTCCCTCTCATGAGGGATAG
- a CDS encoding carboxypeptidase regulatory-like domain-containing protein, with the protein MRLTGSSLLRCLALVVWLGQAVAPVSAYEIVDVQHGGTLEGRVTLSGAVPDPKAFNLITFPDPTYCGRISNGKGWRLLRDFIVNAESGLKNAVVLLEGVEAGKPFDLSVPLIEARDCVFGPWMTIVRNGHAVEVVNMDPVMHDIQGYETSPEAGARVLFNTPLILNHQHQRGNIHAIHNHAPGKSLVGPVYLNKGRRTFYMQCGFHAYMESWAMAVNNPYYAVTDDQGAFRIEHVPPGTYQMVVWHPQAGPGVTRTITVGPDGATVEQVALPAPRGTRTVYRAMENPRFGLESLGHPVEIEPLVEHQH; encoded by the coding sequence ATGAGGTTGACTGGTTCAAGTCTGCTCCGTTGTCTTGCCCTCGTCGTGTGGTTAGGGCAGGCCGTGGCTCCTGTTTCGGCCTATGAGATCGTCGACGTTCAGCATGGCGGGACGCTTGAAGGACGAGTGACCTTGTCGGGCGCCGTTCCGGATCCGAAGGCATTTAATCTCATTACGTTCCCGGATCCCACCTATTGCGGGCGGATTTCAAACGGGAAGGGGTGGCGTCTCCTGCGCGACTTCATCGTCAATGCCGAGAGCGGGTTGAAAAATGCCGTGGTATTGCTCGAAGGCGTGGAGGCCGGGAAGCCATTCGATCTTTCAGTGCCCTTGATCGAGGCGCGTGATTGCGTGTTCGGCCCCTGGATGACGATCGTGCGTAATGGCCATGCGGTGGAAGTGGTCAACATGGACCCGGTCATGCATGACATTCAGGGTTATGAAACCTCTCCCGAGGCCGGGGCGCGCGTCTTGTTTAATACGCCCCTGATTCTGAATCACCAGCATCAACGGGGAAATATACATGCGATTCACAACCACGCCCCGGGAAAGTCGCTGGTGGGACCGGTCTATCTGAATAAGGGGAGACGGACATTTTATATGCAGTGTGGCTTTCACGCCTACATGGAAAGTTGGGCGATGGCCGTGAACAACCCGTATTACGCCGTGACGGATGACCAAGGTGCGTTCAGGATCGAACATGTCCCGCCGGGGACCTATCAGATGGTGGTGTGGCATCCGCAGGCAGGACCCGGGGTGACGCGGACGATTACGGTCGGTCCGGACGGAGCGACGGTTGAGCAAGTGGCACTCCCCGCTCCAAGGGGAACCCGGACGGTCTACAGGGCCATGGAGAATCCCCGTTTCGGACTGGAGTCCCTTGGCCATCCCGTGGAGATTGAGCCGCTGGTGGAGCATCAGCACTAA